The following coding sequences are from one Rutidosis leptorrhynchoides isolate AG116_Rl617_1_P2 chromosome 11, CSIRO_AGI_Rlap_v1, whole genome shotgun sequence window:
- the LOC139876416 gene encoding triacylglycerol lipase SDP1-like — protein MDISNEATVDRFSIGPSTIFGRTIAFRVLFCKSMIHLRHQIYHVLLFYFNRISTYVSDVVSPVISWLHPRNPQGILVMITLIAFLLKRYTNVKVKAEMAYKRKFWRNMMRAALTYEEWAHAAKMLDKETPKLNERDLYDEELVTNKLLELRHRRQECSLRDIIFCMRADLIRNLGNMCNPELHKGRHQVPRLIKEYIDEVSMQLRMVCDSESDELLLEEKLAFMHETRHAFGRTALLLSGGASLGAFHVGVVKTLVEHKLMPRIIAGSSVGSIMCAVVATKSWPELQSFFEDSWHSLQFFDQMGGIFNVFKRIMTQGALHDIRHLQVMLRNLTNNLTFQEAYDMTGRVLGITVCSPRKHEPPRCLNYLTSPNVVIWSAVTASCAFPGLFEAQELMAKDRSGEIVPYHPPFHWGPEEANGTSVRRWRDGSLEIDLPMIQLKELFNVNHFIVSQANPHIAPLLRIKEFIRAYGGNFAAKLAHLVEMEVKHRCNQVLELGFPLGGLAKLFAQDWEGDVTVVMPATLAQYSKIIQNPSHLELQKAANQGRRCTWEKLSAIKANCGIELALDECVAILNHMRRLKRSAERAAAASHGTTTSVRFNASKRIPSWNCIARENSTGSLEDDLADATSAFHRNWRTHRAHDGSDSESETTEVNTWTRSGGPLMRTTSADQFVDFVQNLDTDSKMRVFQNLRVLPPDPELDQRDSPNRVHNNNSNSSSSGSITVAAGDLLQPERIHNGIVFNVVKKGDLTPTNRSHDDSESNSPFDSVAECVQLDSPEKDMEASSGSESGEPEVSGDPKDHCGLDDDDENGDHKS, from the exons ATGGATATTAGTAATGAGGCTACAGTTGATCGGTTTTCGATCGGTCCATCCACTATATTTGGCAGGACAATTGCTTTCAGAGTGTTGTTCTGCAAATCAATGATACATTTAAGGCATCAAATATACCATGTGTTGTTATTTTACTTCAATAGAATTAGTACTTATGTATCAGATGTTGTTTCACCTGTTATATCATGGTTACATCCCCGAAACCCTCAAGGGATACtagtaatgataacactaatagcgTTTTTGTTAAAACGTTATACGAATGTGAAAGTGAAGGCCGAAATGGCATATAAACGTAAGTTTTGGAGAAATATGATGAGGGCTGCGTTAACGTATGAAGAATGGGCTCATGCTGCTAAAATGTTGGATAAAGAAACACCTAAATTGAATGAACGTGATCTTTACGATGAAGAGCTTGTGACGAATAAACTTTTAGAACTTAGACATAGGCGTCAAGAGTGTTCACTTAGAGATATCATATTTTGTATGCGAGCCGATTTGATTAGGAATTTAGGCAATATGTGTAATCCTGAGCTTCATAAGGGTAGACATCAAGTACCGAGACTTATTAAAGAATACATTGATGAGGTTTCGATGCAGTTGAGAATGGTTTGTGATTCTGAATCCGATGAGTTACTTTTGGAAGAAAAACTCGCGTTTATGCATGAAACGAGACATGCTTTTGGTCGAACGGCTTTACTTTTAAGTGGCGGTGCATCTCTTGGTGCTTTTCACGTGGGTGTCGTGAAAACATTAGTAGAACATAAACTTATGCCTAGGATAATTGCGGGGTCTAGCGTTGGTTCGATAATGTGTGCGGTTGTAGCTACAAAATCTTGGCCCGAACTTCAAAGTTTCTTCGAAGATTCGTGGCATTCGTTGCAATTTTTTGATCAAATGGGTGGAATTTTTAATGTTTTTAAAAGGATCATGACACAAGGAGCCCTTCATGACATTAGACATTTGCAAGTTATGTTAAGAAACTTAACGAATAATCTTACATTTCAAGAAGCGTATGATATGACGGGGCGTGTTTTGGGAATTACTGTATGTTCTCCAAGAAAACACGAGCCCCCGAGATGTTTGAACTACTTGACATCACCAAATGTAGTTATATGGAGTGCGGTGACGGCTTCTTGTGCGTTCCCGGGCCTTTTTGAAGCTCAAGAACTAATGGCGAAAGATAGGAGTGGTGAAATTGTCCCGTATCACCCGCCTTTTCATTGGGGCCCGGAAGAAGCTAATGGTACATCGGTTAGGCGATGGAGGGACGGTAGTTTGGAGATCGATTTACCGATGATTCAATTGAAAGAATTGTTCAATGTGAATCATTTTATTGTAAGTCAAGCGAATCCACATATCGCACCTTTACTACGGATCAAAGAGTTTATAAGAGCGTACGGAGGCAACTTTGCAGCAAAg CTTGCACATCTTGTTGAAATGGAGGTAAAACACAGATGTAATCAAGTATTAGAACTCGGTTTTCCGTTAGGTGGACTCGCAAAACTATTTGCTCAAGATTGGGAAGGTGACGTTACCGTCGTTATGCCTGCAACCTTAGCACAG taCTCAAAAATCATACAAAATCCGTCTCATTTGGAGCTTCAGAAAGCCGCTAATCAAGGTCGTAGATGCACATGGGAAAAACTCTCGGCAATAAAAGCAAATTGCGGTATCGAACTCGCACTCGATGAGTGCGTCGCGATTTTAAATCACATGCGTCGGTTAAAACGCAGCGCAGAACGAGCAGCTGCAGCTTCACACGGTACAACAACTTCAGTTCGATTCAACGCTTCAAAACGAATCCCGTCATGGAACTGTATCGCACGCGAGAATTCAACCGGGTCCCTCGAAGATGACCTGGCAGACGCCACGTCAGCGTTCCATCGGAATTGGCGGACCCACCGTGCTCATGATGGTTCCgatagtgaatccgaaaccaccgAGGTTAATACGTGGACGAGATCCGGTGGCCCCTTGATGAGAACAACGTCCGCTGACCAGTTCGTTGACTTTGTTCAGAATCTAGATACCGACTCGAAAATGAGAGTTTTTCAGAATTTACGAGTGTTGCCACCCGATCCCGAGTTGGATCAACGAGATAGCCCTAATCGAGttcataataataacagtaatagtaGCAGTAGTGGTAGTATTACGGTTGCTGCGGGCGATTTACTGCAACCTGAAAGGATTCATAATGGGATTGTGTTTAATGTTGTTAAGAAAGGTGATTTGACGCCAACGAATAGGAGTCATGATGACTCGGAGAGTAACTCACCGTTTGACTCAGTTGCTGAGTGTGTACAACTCGACTCACCTGAAAAAGATATGGAAGCTAGCTCGGGTTCTGAAAGTGGTGAACCAGAGGTTAGTGGTGATCCAAAAGATCATTGtggtcttgatgatgatgatgaaaatggtGATCACAAAAGTTGA